A stretch of the Lonchura striata isolate bLonStr1 chromosome 17, bLonStr1.mat, whole genome shotgun sequence genome encodes the following:
- the LOC110476169 gene encoding thyrotropin-releasing hormone receptor, which translates to MENGSASPGAALGSGNQSLGRMPRQPLELQVVTILLVLLICGVGIAGNAMVVLVVLRTKHMVTPTNCYLVSLAVADLIVLLAAGLPNISEVVASWVYGYAGCLCITYLQYLGINISAWSIAAFTVERYIAICHAIKAQLLCTVSRARRIIASLWLFTSLYCLMWFFLVDTTQVTFSDGAQVTCGYRVSRSLYMPIYFLDFAVFYVIPLGLAAVLYGLIARILFVSPLPGTPQRSFLGSVHQGSSLKRSCRGSRGALSSRKQVTKMLAVVVALFAVLWLPYRTLVVVNSFVDPPYLNTWFLLFCRLCIYLNSAINPIIYNLMSQKFRAAFRKLYKCQEKSAEHPAPSSTPVYYSAVKDCSHDSSEHNLTEQEDLSRLPAPAKKSKQIL; encoded by the exons ATGGAGAACGGCTCGGCCAGCccgggagccgcgctgggcagCGGCaaccagagcctgggcaggatGCCCCggcagcccctggagctgcaggtggTCACCatcctgctggtgctgctcatCTGCGGCGTGGGCATCGCGGGCAACGCCatggtggtgctggtggtgctgcGCACCAAGCACATGGTGACCCCCACCAACTGCTACCTGGTGAGCCTGGCCGTGGCCGACCTCATCGTGCTGCTGGCGGCCGGGCTGCCCAACATCTCCGAAGTGGTGGCTTCTTGGGTGTACGGCTACGCCGGCTGCCTCTGCATCACCTACTTGCAGTACCTGGGCATCAACATCTCCGCCTGGTCCATCGCCGCCTTCACGGTGGAGCGGTACATCGCCATCTGCCACGCCATCAAGGCACAGCTCCTGTGCACCGTGTCCCGCGCCAGGCGCATCATCGCCTCGCTGTGGCTCTTCACCTCCCTCTATTGCCTCATGTGGTTCTTCCTGGTGGACACCACCCAGGTCACCTTCTCGGATGGGGCGCAGGTCACCTGCGGCTACCGAGTCTCCAGAAGCCTTTACATGCCCATTTACTTCTTGGATTTTGCTGTCTTCTATGTCATCCCGCTGGGGCTGGCGGCTGTCCTCTACGGCCTCATTGCCCGCATCCTGTTCGTGAGCCCGCTGCCCGGCACCCCGCAGCGCTCCTTCCTGGGCTCCGTGCACCAGGGCAGCTCCCTCAAGCGCTCCTGCCGGGGCAGCAGGGGCGCCCTGAGCTCCCGCAAGCAG gtgACCAAGATGCTGGCTGTCGTGGTGGCCCTCTTCGCCGTGCTGTGGCTGCCCTACCGCACGCTGGTGGTGGTGAACTCCTTCGTGGACCCTCCATACCTGAACACCTGGTTCCTCCTCTTCTGCCGCCTCTGCATCTACCTGAACAGCGCCATCAACCCCATCATCTACAACCTCATGTCACAGAAGTTCAGGGCTGCCTTTAGGAAGTTGTACAAGTGCCAGGAGAAGAGTGCTGAGCACCCTGCCCCGTCCTCCACCCCGGTGTACTACAGTGCAGTGAAGGACTGTTCCCACGACAGCTCTGAGCACAACCTCACCGAGCAGGAGGATCTGAGCAGGCTCCCTGCACCTGCAAAGAAGAGTAAACAAATCCTGTGA